GCCTAAATTAAAGATGATACTGCCATCATTAGTACTAAGTCATGTTACTCTGCAGTGTATGTGGGTCATGTCATGGCAATGAAAAATCTGATAAAAAAATTTGTCAGATAATTACCAAAAGCAAGTCAGTGTATATTTTTTACAATAGTGATAGCTAGTCTATAGTGTACCTTGCACTATAGCCACCATTTGAAAGCTAAATATTTTTAGAGCAACTTAAATTATTCACTATTATGCCTGACTATCCACCAAGAAAAGATATCTCTCTCAAACTAAGGTTGGAAAAAGCatggtctaaaaaaaaaagttcaagtcATGTTGATACAGATTAGTCTGATTGGACAAAACCTGTGCTAATTTGTTCTGTAAAGGAAGTGAACAGGTTATGCTTGattacttttacattttttcatgtACAGTACCGTATGTATAGATGGCTCCCTATTTGAAATAGTAGCTTTTCTACCATTATATTTTACTAAAGCCACATGTCAGCTCAAGGAATTTTAATAGTTAAATATTATATAAAGGACAGGCCTTGTGACATTTTGATTAAGGCATAccttttttcaatgccattccttccttgtttctatatttttcatacTTCCTCTGTATCTTCTCCATCTAAGCCCagctatctctttctctctcatacatacatacatagatatataGGTATGCAAATAAGTAGATATGAGGTCTGAAAAGCATGGTAGATGGGGACAGGGGCAGAAATAGGGATGTGtatagggagaggaaggcaggaccAAGATTTGTCAAAAGCAGTTCTACCCAGTAACAgctgccatgaaaaaaaaaaataataataataaaagtaacaagtGCTGCTTGTGTTAGAAATTAAGAAATCTGCTGTAAGTAGGGAGCCgtatgtacatacatagacTTCATTtatcaaactgttttaaaataaaagattttacaagtaaaatatatacatttttaaatatatacttttttctctttttctttaatgttaacCCTATCTCAAACACTGGAAAGTCCCACCGGTTGTCCTTGTAGCAGAGCGTTGGGTTCAGATGCAACAAAGTGATTATAAATTACAGATTTCTTCCCTCTAAGCAACATATCTTGTATGTTTGAGGTACATTAACGGGACTAACCTACATCCACATTGCTTTATGCACCCACAACCTGTAACCCGCCTCACCTCTCACGTCCCTGCCAAAGAGTTTCCAGGTGGGTGCAAACTGGATGCAGTGGCCACACCAGGAACTGTAGAATTCCACCACCCAGGCGTTCTCTGTGCCGTGAACCGTGGCCGTGAAGTTGGTATGGTCTAGGATTACTACATCGTCTGTACTATTGTAAAGGGATGCAACGATGGAAgttaaggaagagatgaagcacAGAAAAAGGAGGACAATGCCGGCACCTCCACTCCCCATCCTGCCGTCCTGTCAACTGATGTAAACATAGAGCAGGTGGTTGCCAGCTGTTGGTATGTGTTGACAGGTTGCCTTTTTCTTATCGCTCTCAaagtttccttcctgctggattCTCGTTGCCTACTCAAACTATTTACGAGATATACACAAGGGTACAATGACACCTTAGATAAACATACATTTTGCATTGACTACAACCAGGCTAGTTGCACTATTATGAATGAGGCAGTGAAAAATCTCGTTTTGCAACACGAGCAGGAAAGATTTTCTTCCCTGGAAGTAGACTGAAACAGCCGAGTGTTATACCTGACTCTGCATCTAGTTTTTCTCTTAAGAAATATCTTGTATGTTTAATCTTTTGGCCGTCATTGAGGTACATTAACATGCATTCTGCAGTATTCATTCCCCAGGATGATGCAAGCACGGTTATCtacagtttatatatatatatatatatatatatatatatatatatatatatatatatatatatatatatatatatatatatatatatatatatatatatatatatatatataataggcTTGTATGTTGATCGTACCTATAACTGTTACCAACAATGCATAAATTGCATATTCCATGTGTAGTACAGTCATACAATGCATGGCACACGCTCCACGTACGGTACCCTTGCCCCTCCGGCGCTCACCCCGCCACGTAACTCTGCTGTGACGTGTGGGCTCTCACGCAAGCCCTCTTGCGTGGAACTTCCATTCTGCGGAGATGAGACGCGGTTTTGTATTATAATATACTtgctgacacacgcacacacacacacacacacacacacacactagcataaaaagatgaaaaagatgtcTGGTCATGTCACATTCATGTGATAAAATATTATCCTATAATATTTGCATCTATGATAACAAAAATGGAAGAGTGTGCTGGTTTGAAAGGCAATATACAACAGGGTACGTAATGCTTAATAGATTTCGTCCCACCTTAACATATCTGTGTACCGGTATTATTGGATAGTAATTTGGTGTGGTGTTGCATTACTGTGGTTGgtgaaagtgaaaaatgagaGCGGGTGGTCATATATGTGAATACCACAGCTGTGCCCATTTAAATGCTggtggggttatttttgtttattattttttttctattttttgtttgacCAGTACCAGTTTAAATTAAATTAAGCATTTAGCTACACAATAAAGCAAACACTAAAACTATAGCACAAATATGTGCGAAGTGAATTTTTATTTGTGACGGGATCTAAAGAGGTTTAAAGTAACAATATAGTCTAGCTGAGACGCATTTCACAGTGCGACGTCTGCATACAGGCAACAGGATGGAAGACTGCGAGTCCACAATTGCCATATCCTGTTGTGCTGGGAGCAGGAGTGGCTAGCCCACGACCTAAGTTGAATGCCGGCCACTGTAGGTAGTGTCTGTTATTGTGCATCATAACTTTTCACGTattacattaagaaaaaaagaataagtaaataagaataatatatatatatatatatatatatatatatatatatatatatatatatatatatatatatatatattgagtcttcactgtatatatatataaatatatatatatatatatatatatatatatatatatatatatatatatatatatatatatatatatatacacacacacacacacacacacacacacacacacacacacacacacacaccgcgtatatatatatatatatatatatatatatatatatatatatatatatatatatatatatatatatatatatatatatatatatatactctatacttatctctctctctctctctctctctctctctctctctctctctctctctctctctctctcaggaataaGACAGGAAGATGTTGGAGATATAGGAGGCAAGTGTGATGTGAATTGTTATTCCTTTAGGTTTATACTATTTTGTGCATGTATTAGAATAAGTTATAGACAATAGTggtagtttattgacaaaaatacatgtgattttctttatgtattataacaaaacaataagaaaccagaattaaacattttgtccaaaagaaattaatattgaTAGAAATAAGAGGGTTTCTAtcttttcatatattatttGTGGAAACAGAAGAGACGTCAAAGCATCTGCGTTACATACACATATGCTAAACTACTAAAATATCTACTAAAACCATAAATAAAACATGCAATCAAGGACAACCTAACAGAGCTCGAGACTATCCTGAACTTCACGTTGGCTACTGGTATTCTGCTccacttccttattctcttttcaaACTGAGGCATAAGCCGCAATCTTGTAAATTCCACACCATTgtctggtatatatatatatatatatatatatatatatatatatatatatatatatatatatatatatatatatatatatatatatatttacttcttgtgtgtgtgtggtaaacaTTGTGCACTGAAGGACTTGTATTAATGGTTGACTTGTACGTGACATATTGTGTAGCTGAGCCAGTCTTATTCCTTATTAAGTCTCGGATTGATTGCAGCGGCAGAAACATCGTAGTCCAATAATGCCTTTTTGAATTAACCCACATTATGATATGTGTTTTACAGagttctttcttgcttccttcctcctctccttccttacttccttttgtccttctttttctcattccccctcatttttcttttattcttttttatgtagtgttgtgtgtgtgtgtgtgtgatagaacaTTGATACAATATGTAAACATATGTAGTATTGTACCATGGGGACCGAAATCTTTTGAACATCGTTGTTGTGGGCTGTTATGATGATAAGACAGCTTGATTATGATTTCGTGACAGTTATAGGTAAGGATGCTTTACTTaattaccattttctttatacttgGCTATCTCCCAAGCAagtggaaagacacacaagaaaaaaaatcaaactgaaTGCATGATTACGTTTAAATTTTTATCGAAGTAAATTTGCAGAAAACACATTAGATGAATAAGTATACATGAAGATATTTATATCCTATAAGAATACATAACTGATACTCTCGCGCTCCTGGGAGCATAATCATATGCTCTCTGCTACATTCAACAGATTGTTATGAAAGTCACTGGAATTTTGAAGGGTGGTTTCAGATTCTAGTGATTTTTCAACAAAGATCTCGCATCCTTAATAAGAAAGCGTTCATGAGAATCGTAGGTCTGTATGTTCGATTATATGGCCTTTGAAAGCAGTTCTTGTCATTGTCCAAAGCATTTCAAAATATGAATCCTATAATTTTGTCATCCGATACATTTTTCGTATACATGCCATACTAGTCTCCCATCTTGTGATATCTGGCAGTCTCGAGCTATGTTTACAGGTCGATATGTAAATATTTACAAGCAAACGATTATAATGTCACCGGGAATGTTTAGAAAGGAAGATGCTGCAGATGTCGTTGTGTGACGTTTGCACCTTAACAAGTACAAGCGGAACCAGCAAGTTAATTCAAATGTGTTTTTAGCTAATATGATatatactattataattatccttattttttgtaAAAATCAAgttataagaagagagagagagagagagagagagagagagagagagagagagagagagagagagagagaatatgcatcGAAATAAGGAATAACCAAGACATTGGTGACGTTTGACGATTTGTGAAGAGAGGCCACATTTAAAATAAGACGCACTGAAGCTGTGTGAAGTCACAGGCCTCCTTGCTGGAGCGTGCCAAGCGACTGCATCCTGCATGAGTATTGTTATGTATTGGGTGGGAGAACGTAATGAAGTGAAGTGCGTGATGCAGCGGAGGACGAGTGATTTCTACTCTAGATTTAATCAGGTAACCTACCAATCACTTTTTATGTCGTCGTCATTGTtactgttgatgttattgttgttgttgttgttgttgttgttgctcctgctgctactactggtgttgctgtttttgtttttgttgttgttgttgttgttgtggagtGCGCTACTCGTACATTTCCTAAATCACATCTTCTCTGGACCACATGTATATTTAAATCTAGCACATCTTAGAGAAGTAACATATTTTCGACGCCCATACATCACTGATACAGCTTATATCATATACCTACCGTATATAGGAGATATGCTCGATGGACACTTTTGTATAGCAAATATGACTGTGTATGTGCAGTGTGTAGGAAATAGTTACTACTTATGCATGTAAGAACCTTATTTACTTTCCATATACaatgaaatatataatgaaactaTATTACCTTTCTTACTCTTAATGAAACCTTGGGATATAAGATTAAataaaattttatttctttttgaaaCAGGCATATAAAATTAACCAGCACAATGGGGTTTCCTAAATGAAATCCTCAAAACTGTCATAAATAGCACTGCAGTAAGTAGGACATGTTGTATGGTGTTGTCTGCTTCTGATACAAGGACACCAATGTAATCTGCACAAGAGGAAGTATTCCGACATGGTAAACATGGTAAAAGAACCACAGTCCGTTCGTCGCCTTGGGTAGACCCTACAACGAAGGTCGGGGAACATCTTGTACATTAGTTATGTTGTTTTTGagtcctcttgctcttcctcactctcatcAGTCGTCAGGTACTTGATATGATAAAACAGCCATCAGAAATGTACCTAACAACACTGACGAAATGGATTATGGTGTATGTTCCATTCAGCAATTCTTTCAACTTCTTGCAGTCAGTGTTTCTAACAAACATCTTCTTTTGACGAATTACTCCTTGCGGTCAATGTTCCTACTAAACTTCTTTTGACGCATTATGTACAAGCCAGCATCTAGTTGTTCAGTGTATTGCTATTCATGTCAGTTTTGAGGTTTCATTTAGGAAATCCAATGTGCTGGATTCGCAAAGTCACTCCAGAACGACTCTGTCTTCGAATGTTCTCATGGAACTATTAAAGATGCAGAATCCTATCTCAGCAGACTAAAGCCATTATCAGCCAGCACAAACCAAACACTTAAATAAGCACTGCCAAATGTGCTGCACATAAAAGCCTCAGAATAGTAGATTGTCCCGACTAAAGAAGTAAACCAAACATCGAATTGCGTATGAAAATAAACGATGTTTTGATGGTTTAATGTTCCATAataaagtttttcttttttatatatacaaataacgAGCTAACTACTTTAGATGCATCATGCATGATCGGTCTTAGGTGTCAAGAGTATGATGATGTGTCAGGGGACCTATGCAGTGTAAGAAATATGACTGGACCAATTTTTGTGTTTAGGAGATATGCCATATGCTTGTCTGAAATATGGCACTAATtgaatatacgaaaaaaaatatgtataacaGTTTATGTAAGAAATGTGCTGTATAGTTGTTTTCTTGTAAGAAGTTTGACAGCTTATGTGTAGATGTGGCAGTACTCCAGATATTTTGTTTGCAGGACATGTGACTATGCCTCTTGTTATcgccattaccattatcatcatcaccaccataacataTTATAAGTTAAAGATCAGTCTCTCATTCCTATCATGATAACTGTTTCACATTTTGTTCAGCGTCAGttgacatcatcatcatcatcatgtgcTTGTACTAAAACAGTCTTCTGGATCCTTTTGTTATTCTATCTGTCTAAGTGAAGTATAGTTCCATAGTAGTCATTGTTATTCATCATAAGAAGTGCTTTCGTGTTTAAATAATGGTACCAGCTTTACTTAATCATGTCTTTTATATGCAGCATATATGACAGTGCATCAAGATTTCTAACGAATTTCTGCCACAGTTTGccatttttagaagaaaatttCTGCTGCAAGTCAACAAACATTACTACAGGTATATTAGAGTTGTGTTGAGTTATGTTACTAGAAATAGTTTTGGACTAATGGGATACGTAAAACGTAATACTTGTATTCACATCACATACATCATGAATACGGTATACGCACACTGAAATACTAAAGCACAGCCCACTACTGGACAACTGGTACACTGGATAATTTAACTTATAGTAATGAAAAGTGTTTTTTCATTAACAAATTATTAGTAGaaaattgttgaaaaaaaaaaaaataacgcttAGCACAGCAACTTTGGAGAGCGAAGATGTACTTCCTCCCACAAGAAATATCTTAAAAAACAGTTCCGAAAAATCGCAGGTTCTGCTGTCTGGTACTCCTAAGTATCAATACTTAATGCGACACTTTTAGAAACCTCAGTCCCGTTGGATTGAGTTATGGCAGCTGGGCCGTCGTAGGCATGCTGTGTTTTTTTAGGTACAGGTACCTTCATGGGCACGAGCCGCCGATATATCACTGTTTCGACGAAGAACGCCACTAACATGCATACCGATAGCGTACCAAAGCACCAGTAAGTGCCGAAGTTAGTGTAAATGTACGAAACAAAAATTGGACCCAAGATACGGCCTAAGCTACCAATGCCAGTGAGGACTCCCATCCACAGGCCCTGAGGTTTTGGACCCAACATTTTTGAGAAAAGACCTTGAGAGATAGAAACTTCGATGGGATAACCTaacatgacaaaaaagaaagccaCACCTAACTGTGCCATGGGAAGCCGTGGCACGGACTCACACCACTCCTGTTCTGCGGGACAGCCTGGGGTGCAGTCTTCATCAGTTTCGCCTGATGTGGCAGAAATTAATAACAGTCGTTGATAAATGAGAAAGTGATTGGATGGCGACACGTATTGATCTTCAAATAAGAGATTATCGATCTCAAAAGAGCTGGTATTATTAGGCAATGCAGATGACTCAAAGGTGGTATACGACGAGGTGACAGAAGATGTGCAGTTCTGCCGAGGGATTTTCATACCAGGATACGGGAGGAAGAGCAGCATACCTATAATCATGGGAATAAACCCACCTAACAATAACACTTTTCGCTCATCAAACTTTCGTGACAAGAAGCCACTGAAAGGAAAGACTGCAGAAGCGAGCAGCCCCCCAGCCATGAGGGCCACGCCAACTATCACCTGTGCTTGGTTATCGGACCACGCATACTGGTCGCTAACGAAGGGCACAGCGAGGGTTTCAATTAgtacataaatgaaaatacCGATGAAGAAACCAAAGAGAAGTCCTGTTAGTGCTACGGGATCCAATTTGGGCAGCTTTAAATCCTCGTCCTTGGTTCTTTCTTGTTTCAACACGGCCATTTCCTTCTTGGCGATGTTGTACTCCTAACGAGAATAGACTTAATTAGAATTCATTAATGAGACTACAAATTAATGTTTAAATGGACAAGACAGTGGAGCCATTAAGCATGTgcgcgtgcgcacacacacacacacacacacacacacacacacacacacacatatatatatatatatatatatatatatatatatatatatatatatatatatatatatatatatatatatatatatatatatatatatatatatatatatacacacacacacacacacacatatatatatatatatatatatatatatatatatatatatatatatatatatatatatatatatatatatatatatatatgtatacacacacacacacacacacacacacacacacacacacacacacacacacacacacacacacacacacacacacacacacacacacacatatatatatatatatatatatatatatatatatatatatatatatatatatatatatatatatacacacacacacacacacacacacacacacacacacacacacacacacacacatatatatatatatatatatatatatatatatatatatatatatatatatatatagaggaggtagtagacacctaccgaaacgataatttactcccagcaagATTTAATAGCAcgagttcagggggtgctgtgaatttttcattaaagctagttgtaattttgctgaacgtttccctttgtgtctcacaattcaaaggggcagtcacagcctgccctctaaagacaattcTACTTCTTCATATAAGACTACATACACTCCCTTCCCTTAAAATTCAAatatggcgactccaaatccagcctcggagtccccttctggggaggggaccagaaatgtccccaggtcagactgctcTCTCGGTAGCAACCtgaaatgtcttgacacctccttcaactttttcttcattaacttctgcaacattcgcggtcttagatttaattttcaatctgtagaacaccacctctcctctactaaacctcatcttcttttcctcaccgaaacacagctgtctgaggcaactgacagtagccccttctctgttccatcctactttctctatcctcattttcgttccaaagctggatgttgcgtctatgtgcaacgacttaacttgctcgtgcccatgctcttgaatcttccgagttttccaccatctggctttgactcaatagtcactctctaactaaatttatctgtgctgtctatctctcccctaacttctctgactatagtaaattctttgactatttaacttccaaagtggagcacattctgtccctctaccctttcgcagagatctccatccttggagatttcaatgttcaccaccagctttggctttcctctccttcgctgatcatcctggtgaactagccttcaactttgctatcctccatgacctagagcaactggtgcaacaccctactcgtattcctgaccgtcttggagatacgcccaacattcttgatctcttccttacctctaatccttctgcttatgctgttaccctatcttctccgttgggctcctccgatcacaatctcatttctgtatcttgtcctatttctccaatcctcctcaggatccccaaagcggaggtgcctctggcgttttgcctctgccagttgggggacctgaggaggtattatgctgattttcctggaatgattactgtttccgtgtcagagacccatctctgtgtgctgaacgcataacagaggtgatagtgtctggcatggaggcgtacattcctcattcttttctcaacctaaaccttctaaaccttggtttaacacagcctgttctcgtgctatacatgatagagaggttgcccacaaaaggtacttgagccttccatctcctgaatctcatgcactttatatttctgcccggaatcatgccaagtctgttcttcaacttgccaaacactcttcataaatagaaaatgtcaaaatctttcaaactcaaactccctcgtgacttctggcatctggccaaaaacatctccaataactttacttcttcatctttcctcctttatttcatcctgatggcaccactgccatctcttctgtctctaaagctgaactcttctctcaaacctttgctcacaactccaccttggatgattctgggcttgtcctcctctcctcctccctctgactatttcatgtctacaattaaaattcttcgtaatgatgttttccatgccctcgctggcctaaaccctcggaaggcttatggacctgatggggtccctcctattgttctcaaaactgtgcttccgtgcttgcaccttgcctggccaaactctttcaactttgtctatcgacttctacctttccttcttgctggaagtttgcctacattcagcctgttcctaaaaagggtgaccgttctaatccctcaaactaccgtcctatagctttaatctc
Above is a genomic segment from Portunus trituberculatus isolate SZX2019 chromosome 40, ASM1759143v1, whole genome shotgun sequence containing:
- the LOC123515853 gene encoding major facilitator superfamily domain-containing protein 8-like: MGGTFGKSGSWVVDHTMDDIPLAPFGRDKTGHGSIVTGFETTTPPSYEDGKELIETPLEKRGRKRSHWIAYTTVFIMSIGFSIVLTSVWPYLKSLNDNLEKNALGFVVASNPLGQMLASPLLGLWGNKAGKIRGACLVTVVFFILGNAMYSLLALFEGLGEMATYDAMIISRFIVGISSANVTLCRSYLAQSTTVQERTSSIAILAGAQALGFVIGPDSVLRTSKFIECGVFRTSGCHQVAAQYVSHLLSQGIIIINVLCICMHLGFNITILHEYNIAKKEMAVLKQERTKDEDLKLPKLDPVALTGLLFGFFIGIFIYVLIETLAVPFVSDQYAWSDNQAQVIVGVALMAGGLLASAVFPFSGFLSRKFDERKVLLLGGFIPMIIGMLLFLPYPGMKIPRQNCTSSVTSSYTTFESSALPNNTSSFEIDNLLFEDQYVSPSNHFLIYQRLLLISATSGETDEDCTPGCPAEQEWCESVPRLPMAQLGVAFFFVMLGYPIEVSISQGLFSKMLGPKPQGLWMGVLTGIGSLGRILGPIFVSYIYTNFGTYWCFGTLSVCMLVAFFVETVIYRRLVPMKVPVPKKTQHAYDGPAAITQSNGTEVSKSVALSIDT